In bacterium, the following are encoded in one genomic region:
- a CDS encoding AraC family transcriptional regulator has translation MDRDTVNRLSRAREFMNDSYQLPLNLDQIAKEACFSQYHFLRLFRQLFQETPHQYLTRRRIEKAKELLQGTRRSVTDICFEVGFQSLGSFSTLFHRMVGNSPLSYRVQIVVRKGILIPECFIQMWKIPLGRAS, from the coding sequence ATGGACCGGGACACAGTCAATCGACTGAGCCGCGCGCGAGAGTTCATGAATGATTCTTATCAACTGCCTTTGAATCTGGATCAGATTGCAAAAGAAGCTTGTTTTTCGCAGTATCATTTTCTTCGCTTGTTCCGGCAACTCTTTCAGGAGACTCCCCATCAATACCTGACGCGTCGAAGAATTGAAAAAGCCAAGGAATTACTCCAGGGAACACGCCGCTCCGTTACTGACATTTGTTTTGAGGTAGGTTTTCAAAGCCTCGGATCATTCAGCACGCTGTTTCACCGTATGGTGGGTAATTCACCTTTGTCCTACCGTGTTCAGATCGTTGTGCGGAAGGGAATCCTCATCCCTGAATGTTTCATTCAAATGTGGAAAATTCCGCTCGGCCGCGCATCTTAG
- a CDS encoding VOC family protein, whose amino-acid sequence MISKLSHMTIWVLNQQEAHDFYVNKLGFEVRTDHTMEGGFRWLTVGPKDQKDLEIVLMEIKPGMMFDENTANQMKALVQKGAMGAGVFETPDCRAAYQQLSKNGVEFVAPPEEKFYGVEAIFKDNSGNWFSLTQRKPWNP is encoded by the coding sequence ATGATCAGTAAACTCTCTCATATGACGATCTGGGTGCTCAATCAGCAAGAAGCGCACGATTTTTACGTGAATAAGCTCGGTTTTGAAGTTCGAACCGACCACACCATGGAAGGCGGATTTCGATGGTTAACAGTCGGTCCAAAAGATCAAAAAGATCTGGAGATTGTGCTGATGGAGATTAAACCGGGAATGATGTTCGATGAAAACACCGCAAATCAGATGAAGGCTCTTGTTCAAAAAGGGGCGATGGGCGCGGGTGTTTTTGAGACACCCGATTGTCGCGCGGCTTATCAACAGCTTTCCAAAAACGGAGTGGAATTTGTTGCTCCTCCAGAGGAGAAGTTTTACGGGGTGGAAGCCATCTTCAAAGATAATTCCGGCAACTGGTTCAGCCTGACCCAGCGCAAACCCTGGAACCCTTGA
- the erpA gene encoding iron-sulfur cluster insertion protein ErpA, which produces MFMVTEGAAKEIQTLINQYNNPQLGLRVKVLAGGCSGYSYDLAFDDQVQPNDMVFEHHGVKVMIDDRSFKVLDGTQLDYVDTMLGRGFTFSNPNAKSTCGCGSSFNA; this is translated from the coding sequence ATGTTTATGGTTACGGAAGGCGCAGCGAAGGAGATACAGACGCTGATCAACCAGTACAACAATCCGCAACTCGGTTTGCGAGTTAAAGTTCTCGCCGGCGGTTGCTCCGGGTATTCTTACGATCTTGCATTTGACGATCAGGTGCAGCCCAATGATATGGTTTTTGAACATCATGGCGTCAAAGTCATGATCGATGACCGCAGCTTCAAGGTTTTGGATGGGACTCAGCTCGATTATGTAGATACGATGCTGGGAAGAGGATTTACATTCAGTAATCCAAACGCCAAGTCCACTTGCGGATGCGGATCTTCATTCAACGCCTGA